A window of Cohnella herbarum contains these coding sequences:
- a CDS encoding carbohydrate ABC transporter permease produces the protein MVRNATWGTKVADGALIAFMVLISLTCFFPLLHNLAISFSSPAKATGGFVTIFPQDFTFASYEKLFEDSTFFRTFFVSVERVVLTTILSFFVSLLMAYPLSRTNRDFALRNVYMWLLVFVMMFNGGLIPFYLIVKQMGLMNSFWVLVLPMIVNVFNVILIVNYFRGIPKELDECASMDGAGPWYKVFRIYMPLAMPVLATTTLFLIVNIWNEFMTGMIFMRNIEDAPLQTYMQQLVVRIDPNLLKTVDDVKRMASVSDKTLSAAKIFVSMLPIMLLYPFLQRYFISGITLGSVKE, from the coding sequence ATCGCGTTCATGGTGCTGATCTCGCTCACTTGTTTTTTTCCGCTATTGCACAACTTGGCGATTTCGTTCAGTTCGCCCGCTAAGGCGACCGGCGGATTCGTTACGATATTCCCGCAAGATTTCACCTTTGCCTCCTACGAGAAGCTGTTCGAGGACAGCACCTTTTTCCGGACGTTTTTCGTCTCCGTGGAGCGGGTTGTCCTCACGACGATTCTCAGCTTCTTCGTCTCTCTGTTGATGGCTTATCCGCTGTCGAGGACGAACAGGGACTTCGCTCTACGCAACGTGTATATGTGGCTGCTCGTGTTCGTTATGATGTTTAACGGCGGACTTATTCCGTTCTACCTCATCGTCAAGCAGATGGGGCTGATGAATTCGTTTTGGGTGCTTGTGCTTCCGATGATCGTGAACGTGTTTAACGTCATTTTGATCGTGAACTACTTCCGGGGCATCCCGAAGGAACTGGACGAATGCGCCTCGATGGACGGCGCGGGACCGTGGTACAAGGTGTTCCGCATTTATATGCCGCTGGCGATGCCGGTACTGGCGACAACGACGCTGTTCCTGATCGTCAACATATGGAACGAGTTCATGACCGGGATGATCTTCATGCGCAACATTGAAGACGCGCCGTTGCAGACCTACATGCAGCAGCTTGTCGTTCGGATCGATCCGAACCTGCTCAAGACGGTCGACGACGTTAAGCGAATGGCCAGCGTTTCGGACAAAACGCTCAGCGCCGCGAAAATATTCGTGTCCATGCTTCCGATCATGCTGTTATATCCGTTTCTTCAGCGCTATTTCATTTCGGGGATTACGCTGGGTTCGGTGAAGGAATAA
- a CDS encoding alpha-L-rhamnosidase-related protein, with protein sequence MNETQRMDGTKRLNGTEETVLPGASKAIWFDEQGQGRNMYARFRLTFEMDGAPKKAILNLFADTTYQLYVNGTYAGNGSVRFDPRHPVYDAHDLTGLLVPGRNSIAVQVNYVGHKTFMTMPSQGGFAAWGEAVTVKGASVDLTTGAAGWKTVPVPAYRYATKASLFLKAADHYDQRLDEPDWAQTDYDDGRWLRGTELADQKAWGHPQPRAIPFMSGEPVPVKRVLHALPLVRQEELYSFSVPMPHVNEIHEPDRTSRKMAVFSWIYAPADTVVTLGLFYQTTWMNGEPIAEGLPSIDKSMGLNHRVRLRGGWNHYVAEIDALQDGVHHYLALPAGRGLIVSADREIGSAARFRRSPVVSQEQYESAMRNLALPGITETAFQEAGGWIDVAAEEQGASPTMATSWDSYGEPIESLELDTLVGRTFALEDYPEGFSLLLDLGLTRLVLPRLVLEGAGGATVDLTYGEHLNPDGKHLRHYHWYGLGDRAEADSRQPSLDWRLTQPRGFRYMMLTVRGARDNVTLRKLELASASYPVKTVGAFGCSDPLLEQIWAMGVRTQAVNMEDAYTDCVTRERGQYVRDTIIQYHTNLMAFGDHALMRRSLELIGQSPDFTGKFRAVYPNTGDYTISDFALNALEGFHAYYGRTGDRELIETYWDAMMRNLAWFHELADERDDLLLDAEWDTKRGIKAHYGGFHGDLAIVPGYMDTKGIHCVFSCTYLIAMRCAAELAAAIGRTEDRLELERRIAIVERSIREMFWDGTRGCYSDNAARTTSSVHASLFAARSGVLTEEQLEPLRSHVRRNLRSLFVNGYGPEDGVYVSPSFSFYIFDGLYRIGLADVAERMMRQGWGWFLQQGLQQTPEYYDLAQSLCHAWSACPTYFLSRYVLGVCPPGLEHPDEVTIDVRTADVTAAEGTVPHPRGIVEVKWHLDETGARIFDYVRAPEGIRVRFA encoded by the coding sequence ATGAACGAGACGCAACGAATGGATGGAACGAAAAGATTGAATGGGACGGAAGAGACGGTATTGCCTGGGGCTTCAAAGGCGATTTGGTTCGACGAGCAGGGGCAAGGCCGCAACATGTACGCCCGTTTTCGGCTGACGTTCGAGATGGACGGCGCGCCGAAAAAGGCGATTTTGAATTTGTTCGCCGACACGACCTATCAATTGTACGTAAATGGAACATACGCCGGCAACGGATCCGTACGATTCGATCCGCGGCATCCGGTTTACGACGCGCACGACTTAACCGGTCTGCTCGTTCCCGGTCGTAACTCGATCGCCGTGCAGGTCAACTATGTCGGACACAAGACGTTCATGACGATGCCGTCCCAAGGCGGATTCGCGGCATGGGGAGAAGCGGTGACGGTGAAAGGCGCATCCGTCGATCTAACGACGGGGGCGGCTGGCTGGAAAACGGTTCCGGTCCCGGCCTACCGTTATGCGACAAAGGCAAGCCTGTTTCTGAAAGCGGCGGATCATTACGATCAGCGGTTGGACGAGCCGGATTGGGCGCAGACCGATTACGATGATGGCCGGTGGCTACGCGGAACGGAGCTGGCGGATCAGAAGGCTTGGGGACATCCGCAGCCGCGGGCAATTCCGTTCATGTCCGGCGAGCCTGTACCCGTAAAGCGCGTACTGCACGCGCTGCCGCTCGTCCGGCAGGAAGAGCTCTATTCGTTCAGCGTCCCGATGCCGCATGTGAACGAGATTCACGAGCCGGACCGTACCAGCCGGAAGATGGCGGTGTTCTCATGGATCTATGCGCCGGCGGATACGGTCGTTACTCTGGGGCTGTTCTATCAGACAACCTGGATGAACGGCGAGCCGATCGCGGAAGGGTTGCCGTCGATAGACAAGAGCATGGGGTTGAACCATCGCGTGCGGCTGCGCGGCGGGTGGAACCATTACGTTGCCGAGATCGACGCGCTTCAAGACGGCGTTCATCATTACTTGGCGTTGCCGGCAGGCCGGGGGCTGATCGTGTCGGCCGATCGCGAGATCGGCTCGGCCGCGCGGTTCCGCCGCTCTCCGGTCGTCTCGCAGGAGCAGTACGAGTCCGCGATGCGAAATCTCGCGCTTCCCGGGATAACGGAGACGGCTTTCCAGGAGGCGGGCGGTTGGATCGACGTCGCTGCCGAAGAGCAGGGCGCCAGTCCAACGATGGCGACCAGTTGGGATTCGTACGGCGAACCGATCGAGTCCTTAGAGTTGGATACGTTGGTGGGACGGACGTTCGCGTTGGAAGACTACCCGGAAGGCTTCTCGCTCTTGCTGGATTTGGGATTGACGCGGCTCGTATTGCCTCGGCTCGTATTGGAAGGGGCAGGCGGCGCCACCGTCGATCTGACGTACGGCGAGCATCTGAATCCGGACGGCAAGCATTTACGTCACTATCACTGGTACGGACTCGGCGACCGTGCGGAGGCGGATTCTCGTCAGCCCTCGCTCGATTGGCGGCTGACCCAGCCCCGCGGATTCCGGTATATGATGTTGACGGTTCGCGGGGCGCGGGACAACGTGACGCTGCGGAAGCTAGAGTTAGCTTCGGCGAGCTATCCGGTGAAGACGGTCGGAGCGTTCGGCTGCTCCGATCCGCTGTTGGAGCAAATATGGGCAATGGGCGTTCGGACGCAAGCCGTTAATATGGAGGACGCCTACACGGACTGCGTGACTCGCGAACGCGGTCAATACGTTCGAGATACGATTATTCAATACCACACCAATCTGATGGCGTTCGGCGATCATGCCCTTATGCGGCGAAGCCTGGAGTTGATCGGCCAATCGCCGGATTTTACCGGGAAATTCAGGGCGGTATACCCGAACACGGGAGACTACACGATATCGGACTTTGCGCTGAACGCGCTGGAAGGTTTCCATGCTTACTACGGCCGAACGGGAGACCGGGAGTTGATCGAGACGTATTGGGACGCCATGATGCGTAATCTGGCTTGGTTCCATGAGTTGGCCGACGAACGGGACGACTTGCTGCTGGATGCGGAATGGGATACCAAACGAGGCATAAAAGCGCATTATGGCGGGTTTCATGGAGATCTAGCCATCGTTCCAGGCTACATGGACACGAAGGGCATCCATTGCGTGTTTAGCTGCACGTATTTGATAGCGATGCGATGCGCGGCCGAATTAGCGGCTGCGATCGGCCGGACGGAGGACCGGCTTGAGCTGGAGCGACGGATTGCCATCGTCGAGCGGTCCATCCGGGAAATGTTCTGGGATGGGACGCGCGGCTGTTACAGCGACAATGCTGCTCGAACGACATCGTCGGTGCATGCCAGCTTGTTCGCCGCCCGTTCGGGCGTACTTACGGAGGAGCAACTGGAGCCGTTGCGGAGCCACGTCCGTCGCAACTTGCGGTCGTTGTTCGTGAACGGCTACGGACCCGAGGACGGCGTGTATGTCTCGCCAAGCTTCTCGTTTTACATTTTCGACGGATTGTACCGGATCGGTCTTGCGGATGTTGCGGAGAGGATGATGCGTCAAGGCTGGGGATGGTTTCTGCAGCAAGGGCTGCAGCAGACGCCCGAGTATTACGACTTGGCTCAGAGCCTCTGCCATGCCTGGTCCGCTTGCCCTACGTACTTCCTGTCGAGATACGTTCTGGGTGTGTGCCCGCCCGGGTTAGAGCATCCGGATGAGGTCACCATCGACGTGCGTACAGCGGACGTGACCGCGGCCGAGGGTACGGTTCCGCATCCTCGCGGGATTGTCGAGGTCAAGTGGCATCTGGACGAAACCGGTGCCCGCATATTCGACTACGTCCGCGCGCCGGAAGGCATACGGGTACGATTCGCGTAG
- a CDS encoding CBM96 family carbohydrate-binding protein: MLKKWFTFMMALALISSVVLLGNGKPASAATITLNPIADTDTQSDSAAGTNATLYASKWNYTFTKFSLSGVSSPISSAKLRIYHEAHVYNHTLTASNASTESWSEGGTKPNLAASIAQASVTGNGYVEFDVTTAVQNKLNASQSSASFGFSTNLDTWEAYQSREGVNKPQLIVTTGGTTPTGTMKIGTNFWFLAPWSGEAPFKSNVNWATAYASGTDIWNPTFIGELAPYSTIRFMDWGGTNNSKVQTWSQRRLPTDTGNPDIGYIGPSDPLRAGLAYEWMIDLSNRTNKDMWVTLPHMADNNYAYQLAVLVKSKLNPNLKVYVEYSNETWNGGFTQFQYTIDQGVALNLPGYNQWYQGGAFSLYRSVNIWKQFADVYGSEMASRVVRVGSFSGNYDIFDQSYQNVINSATWNPTGQKADLIAIAPYVGSGLDGASANIQSQFRQDTDQVFIDRVLTAVTIAQKYNVPLGTYEGGQHLLTNAHQWSANQQIYNEYIYMFNKFAPYFKLFNHYAHAGTWSSGGAWGAKSETGQSNANAPKYRAIVDWVASHP, from the coding sequence ATGTTGAAAAAGTGGTTTACGTTTATGATGGCCTTGGCATTGATAAGCTCCGTGGTACTGCTCGGAAACGGAAAGCCGGCTTCCGCCGCGACGATCACGCTGAACCCGATTGCCGACACCGACACGCAAAGCGACTCCGCGGCGGGCACGAATGCCACGTTATACGCTAGCAAATGGAATTATACGTTCACCAAATTCAGCTTGTCTGGAGTCTCTTCCCCTATTAGCAGCGCAAAGCTGCGAATTTACCATGAAGCCCACGTTTACAATCATACGTTGACCGCAAGCAACGCTTCGACGGAAAGCTGGAGCGAAGGCGGGACGAAGCCTAACTTGGCCGCCTCGATTGCCCAGGCCTCGGTTACGGGTAACGGTTACGTCGAATTCGACGTGACGACCGCCGTGCAGAACAAGCTGAACGCTTCGCAGTCGTCCGCCAGCTTCGGATTCAGCACCAATCTGGACACGTGGGAAGCCTATCAATCTCGCGAAGGCGTCAATAAGCCGCAATTGATCGTGACGACCGGGGGAACTACTCCAACCGGGACAATGAAGATCGGTACGAATTTCTGGTTCCTCGCCCCGTGGTCTGGAGAAGCGCCCTTCAAATCGAACGTGAACTGGGCTACCGCTTATGCAAGCGGTACGGACATCTGGAATCCGACCTTCATTGGCGAACTGGCCCCTTATTCGACGATCCGATTCATGGACTGGGGCGGTACGAACAATTCCAAAGTTCAAACTTGGTCTCAACGGCGCTTGCCGACCGATACCGGCAATCCGGATATCGGTTATATCGGACCAAGCGATCCGTTAAGAGCGGGTCTAGCCTATGAATGGATGATCGATCTGAGCAACCGGACGAACAAGGATATGTGGGTGACCTTGCCGCATATGGCCGATAACAACTATGCCTACCAGTTGGCCGTTCTCGTGAAATCCAAGCTGAATCCGAACCTGAAAGTATACGTGGAATATTCCAACGAAACATGGAACGGAGGATTCACCCAATTCCAGTACACGATCGATCAAGGCGTGGCGTTGAATCTCCCCGGCTACAACCAATGGTACCAGGGCGGCGCGTTCAGCTTATATCGATCCGTAAACATATGGAAGCAGTTCGCGGACGTCTACGGCTCTGAAATGGCGAGTCGCGTCGTACGCGTCGGATCGTTCAGCGGCAACTACGACATTTTCGATCAAAGCTACCAGAACGTCATAAACAGCGCGACTTGGAATCCTACCGGACAAAAAGCGGATCTAATCGCCATTGCGCCTTACGTGGGTTCCGGTCTCGATGGAGCCAGCGCCAACATTCAATCGCAGTTCCGGCAGGATACCGACCAAGTATTCATCGATCGCGTATTAACCGCGGTGACGATCGCCCAGAAATACAACGTTCCGCTCGGTACTTACGAGGGAGGTCAGCATCTTCTGACCAACGCCCACCAATGGAGCGCGAATCAGCAAATCTATAACGAGTACATTTACATGTTCAACAAATTCGCTCCGTACTTTAAGCTGTTCAATCATTATGCCCATGCCGGTACGTGGTCGTCCGGCGGCGCTTGGGGCGCTAAATCCGAGACGGGACAATCGAACGCCAACGCCCCGAAATACAGGGCGATCGTCGATTGGGTTGCCTCGCATCCTTGA
- a CDS encoding fibronectin type III domain-containing protein — protein sequence MTRFIRQRFHGMNAALAAVLLASSLSLAPSPAKAAADSDLLAYEPFGSAAGLPLHGTGTGSGWDVNKWEVQLDDTTIPGYQLSDTEPLVLGDLKRSGNYAEGGSGYKAAYRKLDLRWDGMFAEYLQDGQVGKDGTTLWISALVRKNTASNDPSFIGGGEFATANFGMGYFGADSHDDGGIKYWSVMLGTPSVSQKIVRSNVPVAVGETALLVLKAEFGATSRMSLFVNPESLAGTAPAEPSAVIESSAPAFLRYFVARSDTGATGNMSFDEIRIGKTFASVTPVLVEDLESPTAPTGLTADQIKATSLELNWIASTDNIGVARYDVYLNGASEPIGSVAGTKTNYSVIGLRSETEYVFTVIARDEYGNESAMSAPFSVTTLARPPYGGAGVLLAREPFDYLAGALHGRNGGKGWSQPWAVQSDSKTVPGYNTEESVTSAVYYSGTNGDLYRSGRYASGGDAYLTAYRSLDASQNGPFRAVLASDGQIGKTGTTFWLSTLMRLQPDNPSEAWVGLSGTEWYKQSLSVGYFGGPVRNWTLRIGTNDYVSDVPIVAGETALLALKLEYGSTNVVSLYVNPAELRGQEPEEADATALTTSGLTFSKVVYYGGYAAGRSAIDELRIGTGFGIVTPTFLDTEAPEAPAELILVRKSADTIAIGWMTPADNVGVAGYKVYADGIEAGVTDQPSYKLTGLAWGREYVLTVKAFDSEGNLSAASESLVVATDTEPADNNLYNFEDGELHGLALLDNKQPGTIVSTTERAFKGESSAKVTLPGGNAETVGIDNPDARIANGKTIKYRFYIPSGQEDFALQPFVFGAGWSFNGDFKETKFLPKDEWFELTVAMANGDSPSPRLGVIIHNPNAAVFYVDSITYSGFGEPDTTPPTVPGNVRDNYKTDNIVNMSWNASTDNEKLANYRVYVDGVMAGSTSATSYTVKGLAAGTLYNLTVSAVDNSGNESAPSVALIVTTDPAHAKLVGTPFGNDSDEAGYAFDGLLNTEYVSAANNAYVGLEVGAGEAKRLTKIKYVPIANDPESMIGGKFQGSMDNETYMTLYTIRSADSGWSEIPVNAPQAFRYFRYVASPNEPARVAEIELYGVDGDSEQPSAPAGLRAESVTDTSVMLRWEASLDNVGVTGYEARMGTEVVARTSDTNAVVSGLRANRAYSFTVVAKDGAGNVSESSEALVATTTASTITVQAINYRELGLLTITGQLSAGRNRQVTVEAKDSTGRLHYLDQVTTGFDGSFIASVANTEVGSVDRFTVTAGGDGIAGLAVTDVRIANNPNPNPNPGTTSGPGQVSTGTASMMEVSSLQASGDKAVVSIPADKNGLLLSGVAVSQLLEKTLELSKGSLILRFPKDTLRSLLGMVPVDDLKSATVTVQVEQLSDVEANRMASESGNPALYRLAGSVYRLELSIATADGQVRKLKQFDVPVALSLSIPAGSDADLLGLYYRNPQTKEWEYVGGTIDPASDRLVADLPHFSEFGLLEYRKKFVDVGDEWFARPIMAVAAKHVVKGVSDSRFSPKGQVTRAEFAAMLVRMFRLPTASNAAPFADLEANAWYAGEVATAYEAKLVEGLNDRTFGPNLPITREQMAVMIRRAYELKSGRTLPATGEKYEDMGFLSVWATDSVSALRAAGLMNGNGNNKFNPQGYATRAEAAQTLYALLKI from the coding sequence ATGACGAGGTTTATCCGACAACGATTTCACGGGATGAACGCCGCTCTGGCAGCTGTGCTGCTCGCATCGAGTCTATCGCTGGCTCCGTCGCCGGCTAAGGCTGCCGCGGACTCGGACCTGCTCGCCTATGAGCCGTTCGGATCGGCGGCGGGCTTGCCGCTTCATGGAACGGGTACGGGCAGCGGGTGGGACGTCAACAAGTGGGAAGTGCAACTCGACGACACGACGATTCCAGGGTATCAGCTTAGCGATACGGAACCGTTGGTACTTGGCGACTTGAAACGATCGGGCAACTACGCCGAAGGCGGCAGCGGGTACAAAGCGGCTTATCGCAAGCTGGACTTACGATGGGACGGCATGTTCGCCGAATATTTGCAAGACGGCCAAGTCGGCAAGGACGGCACGACGTTATGGATCAGCGCGCTCGTTCGCAAAAATACCGCTTCCAACGATCCCTCCTTTATTGGCGGAGGCGAGTTCGCGACGGCTAACTTCGGGATGGGGTATTTCGGCGCGGATTCCCATGACGACGGAGGCATCAAATATTGGTCCGTCATGCTTGGCACCCCTTCCGTCTCACAGAAAATCGTTCGGTCGAACGTACCGGTCGCCGTTGGGGAGACGGCGCTGCTCGTCCTGAAGGCGGAATTCGGAGCGACGAGCCGAATGAGCCTGTTCGTTAATCCGGAATCGCTCGCGGGTACGGCGCCTGCCGAGCCGTCGGCGGTCATCGAGTCGAGCGCTCCAGCGTTCTTGCGTTATTTTGTAGCAAGAAGCGATACGGGCGCAACGGGCAACATGTCGTTCGACGAGATTCGGATCGGCAAGACGTTCGCCTCCGTCACGCCCGTGCTCGTCGAGGATTTGGAGTCGCCGACCGCGCCAACCGGACTGACGGCCGATCAGATTAAAGCGACAAGTTTAGAGTTGAATTGGATAGCCTCGACGGACAATATCGGAGTAGCGCGCTATGACGTCTATCTGAATGGAGCGTCCGAGCCCATTGGCTCCGTTGCCGGGACCAAGACGAATTATTCCGTCATCGGCCTTCGCTCGGAAACGGAATACGTCTTTACGGTAATCGCGCGAGACGAATACGGCAACGAATCGGCCATGAGCGCACCGTTCTCGGTCACGACGTTAGCGCGTCCGCCATACGGAGGAGCGGGCGTGCTGCTCGCGCGGGAACCGTTCGATTATTTGGCTGGAGCGTTGCATGGACGAAACGGCGGGAAGGGCTGGAGCCAACCATGGGCGGTGCAAAGCGATTCCAAGACGGTGCCTGGCTACAATACCGAAGAAAGCGTCACCTCGGCTGTGTACTATTCGGGTACGAATGGCGACTTATACCGGTCGGGGCGCTATGCCTCGGGCGGAGACGCCTATTTGACCGCGTACCGGTCGCTGGACGCATCGCAGAACGGTCCGTTCCGCGCGGTGCTCGCCTCCGATGGGCAGATCGGCAAAACCGGAACGACTTTTTGGTTGAGCACGCTGATGCGCCTGCAGCCGGACAACCCGTCGGAGGCGTGGGTCGGCTTATCGGGAACGGAATGGTACAAGCAGTCGTTATCCGTGGGTTACTTTGGCGGACCGGTGCGCAACTGGACTCTGCGTATAGGTACGAACGATTATGTGAGCGACGTACCGATCGTTGCCGGAGAAACCGCGCTGCTTGCGCTGAAGCTCGAGTACGGTTCAACGAACGTCGTTAGCCTGTACGTCAATCCGGCGGAGCTGAGAGGACAGGAGCCCGAGGAAGCGGATGCAACGGCGTTGACGACCAGCGGGTTGACGTTCAGCAAGGTCGTTTACTACGGAGGATATGCCGCGGGTCGGAGCGCGATCGACGAGTTGCGCATCGGTACCGGATTCGGCATCGTCACGCCGACGTTCCTCGACACGGAAGCGCCGGAAGCGCCGGCCGAATTGATTCTCGTTCGGAAGAGCGCGGATACGATCGCTATCGGGTGGATGACACCGGCTGACAACGTCGGAGTCGCGGGCTACAAAGTATACGCCGACGGAATAGAAGCGGGCGTTACCGATCAGCCGAGCTACAAGCTGACGGGGCTGGCCTGGGGTCGGGAATATGTGCTGACGGTAAAAGCTTTCGATTCGGAAGGTAACTTGTCCGCGGCAAGCGAGAGCTTGGTCGTTGCCACCGACACGGAGCCCGCCGATAATAATTTGTACAATTTCGAGGACGGCGAGCTGCATGGACTTGCGCTGCTGGATAACAAGCAGCCGGGCACGATCGTCAGTACGACGGAAAGAGCTTTCAAAGGCGAAAGCTCGGCCAAGGTAACGCTGCCGGGCGGAAACGCGGAAACCGTAGGCATCGACAATCCCGACGCGCGTATCGCGAACGGGAAGACGATCAAATACCGGTTCTATATTCCTAGCGGACAGGAAGATTTCGCCCTTCAGCCGTTTGTCTTCGGAGCAGGATGGAGCTTCAACGGCGACTTCAAGGAAACGAAATTTTTGCCGAAGGACGAATGGTTCGAATTGACAGTCGCGATGGCGAACGGCGATTCTCCGAGCCCAAGGCTTGGCGTCATCATCCATAATCCGAATGCTGCCGTTTTCTATGTGGATAGCATCACTTACTCCGGATTTGGCGAACCGGATACGACGCCGCCGACCGTGCCGGGGAACGTGAGAGACAATTACAAGACGGACAATATCGTGAACATGAGTTGGAATGCGTCGACGGACAATGAAAAGCTGGCGAACTACCGTGTTTACGTAGACGGCGTCATGGCGGGATCGACGTCGGCAACCTCTTATACGGTGAAAGGACTCGCTGCGGGGACACTGTACAACTTAACGGTGTCGGCGGTGGACAATTCGGGGAACGAATCGGCACCGAGTGTCGCGCTTATTGTGACGACCGATCCGGCCCATGCGAAGCTCGTCGGTACGCCGTTCGGCAACGACTCGGACGAAGCGGGCTATGCATTCGATGGCTTGCTCAACACCGAATATGTTTCCGCCGCGAATAACGCCTATGTCGGTCTTGAGGTCGGCGCTGGAGAGGCGAAGCGGCTGACGAAGATCAAGTATGTTCCGATCGCGAACGATCCGGAGTCGATGATCGGCGGCAAATTCCAAGGCTCTATGGATAATGAGACTTACATGACCCTGTATACGATTCGTTCCGCGGATAGCGGATGGAGCGAGATTCCGGTCAATGCGCCGCAGGCGTTCCGTTATTTCCGCTATGTGGCGTCGCCGAACGAGCCTGCGCGCGTCGCCGAGATCGAGCTGTACGGCGTTGACGGCGACAGCGAGCAACCGTCCGCGCCCGCTGGCCTGCGCGCGGAATCGGTGACGGATACTTCCGTCATGCTGAGATGGGAAGCTTCATTGGACAACGTCGGCGTGACGGGGTATGAAGCGCGAATGGGCACCGAGGTCGTAGCGAGAACGTCCGACACTAACGCTGTCGTCTCGGGCTTGCGCGCCAATCGCGCATACTCGTTTACCGTTGTAGCCAAGGACGGAGCAGGAAACGTATCCGAATCGAGCGAGGCGTTAGTCGCGACAACAACGGCGAGCACGATCACGGTACAGGCAATTAACTATCGCGAATTGGGGCTTCTCACGATTACCGGCCAACTGTCCGCGGGACGCAACCGGCAAGTGACGGTGGAAGCGAAAGACAGTACCGGAAGGCTGCACTATTTGGATCAAGTGACGACCGGCTTCGACGGTTCCTTCATCGCCTCCGTTGCGAATACGGAAGTCGGGTCCGTAGATCGATTCACCGTAACGGCGGGCGGAGACGGTATTGCCGGTCTAGCTGTAACGGATGTACGGATCGCGAACAATCCGAATCCAAACCCGAATCCGGGGACGACTAGCGGGCCTGGTCAAGTATCGACGGGTACTGCAAGTATGATGGAAGTATCGAGCCTGCAAGCGAGCGGCGACAAAGCGGTCGTCTCCATCCCAGCCGACAAGAACGGATTGTTGCTGTCGGGCGTTGCGGTTAGCCAATTGCTGGAGAAGACGTTGGAACTGAGCAAAGGCTCGCTTATTTTGCGATTTCCGAAGGACACGCTGCGAAGCTTACTCGGCATGGTGCCTGTCGATGATTTGAAAAGCGCTACGGTTACCGTACAGGTCGAACAGTTATCGGACGTTGAGGCGAATCGGATGGCAAGCGAGTCGGGCAACCCGGCATTGTACCGCTTGGCGGGAAGCGTTTATCGGTTGGAGCTGTCGATCGCAACCGCCGACGGACAGGTTCGCAAGCTGAAGCAATTCGACGTTCCCGTCGCGTTATCGTTATCAATTCCGGCGGGGAGCGATGCCGATTTGCTGGGCTTGTATTACCGCAACCCTCAGACTAAAGAGTGGGAATACGTTGGCGGAACGATAGATCCGGCTTCGGACCGCCTGGTCGCGGATTTGCCGCATTTCAGCGAATTCGGATTGCTAGAATACCGTAAGAAGTTCGTCGATGTCGGGGACGAATGGTTTGCCCGACCGATTATGGCAGTCGCCGCGAAGCACGTCGTCAAGGGCGTAAGCGATTCGCGATTCTCGCCGAAGGGTCAAGTGACGCGCGCAGAGTTCGCCGCGATGCTCGTTCGAATGTTTCGTTTGCCTACCGCCTCCAATGCGGCTCCGTTCGCGGACTTGGAAGCAAATGCGTGGTACGCCGGCGAAGTCGCGACCGCCTACGAGGCGAAACTGGTAGAAGGGTTGAACGATAGAACGTTCGGTCCGAACCTTCCGATCACGCGGGAGCAGATGGCCGTCATGATTCGTCGCGCTTATGAATTGAAGTCCGGTCGAACGCTGCCCGCAACGGGCGAGAAGTATGAGGACATGGGATTCCTATCCGTCTGGGCGACGGACAGCGTGTCGGCGCTGCGGGCAGCGGGCCTAATGAACGGTAACGGAAACAACAAGTTTAACCCGCAAGGGTACGCGACTAGGGCCGAAGCGGCTCAAACGCTGTATGCGCTGCTAAAAATTTGA